The following coding sequences lie in one Arachis stenosperma cultivar V10309 chromosome 5, arast.V10309.gnm1.PFL2, whole genome shotgun sequence genomic window:
- the LOC130981698 gene encoding long chain acyl-CoA synthetase 6, peroxisomal isoform X2: MIISFDTFRDYKYLGTRNRVDGTVGEYKWMTFGEAGTARSAIGSGLIYYGIPKGACVGIYFINRPEWLIVDHACAAYSYISVPLYDTLGPDAVRYIVNHAAVQVIFCVSQTLNSLLSFLSEIPSVRLIVVVGGIDGHIPSLPSSTGVQVVTYSNLLNQGSSNLQPFSPPKPDDVATICYTSGTTGTPKGAVLTHANFIANVAGTTMDEKFGPSDVYISYLPLAHIYERTNQVMIVHFGIAVGFYQGDNLKLMDDLAALRPTIFCSVPRLYNRIYAGILNAVKTSGVLRERLFNAAYNAKRQALLNGKNPSPMWDRLVFNKIKAKLGGRVRLMVSGASPLSPDIMEFLKICFGGRVTEGYGMTETSCVISCIDEGDNLGGHVGSPNPACEVKLVDVPEMNYTSDDQPYPRGEICVRGPIIFQGYYKDEAQTREVIDEEGWLHTGDIGTWLPGGRLKIIDRKKNIFKLAQGEYIAPEKIENVYVKCKFVAQCFVYGDSLNSSLVAVVAVDPDVLKAWAASEGITYNDISQLCNDPRARAAVLADMDAVGQEAQLRGFEFVKAVTLVPEPFTMENDLLTPTFKIKRPQAKEYFAKAISDMYSELSKTDPNQKTL; this comes from the exons ATGATAATTTCGT TTGACACTTTTCGAGACTATAAGTATCTGGGAACCCGAAACCGTGTTGATGGAACAGTTGGGGA GTACAAGTGGATGACTTTTGGAGAAGCAGGTACTGCACGGTCAGCTATAGGCTCTGGTTTGATTTATTATGGAATTCCAAAG GGAGCTTGCGTTGGCATATACTTTATTAATAGACCGGAGTGGCTCATTGTTGACCATGCTTGCGCTGCATATTCATACATATCAGTGCCTTTATATGATACTCTTG GTCCTGATGCTGTCAGATATATTGTTAATCATGCTGCTGTGCAAGTaatattttgtgtgtctcaaaCATTAAATTCG TTGCTGAGCTTCTTGTCAGAGATTCCAAGTGTACGACTAATTGTGGTAG TTGGAGGCATCGATGGTCATATTCCATCACTTCCATCATCAACTGGAGTTCAGGTTGTAACATATTCAAATCTACTAAATCag GGAAGCAGTAATCTTCAGCCCTTTAGCCCACCAAAACCTGATGATGTTGCAACTATTTGCTATACAAGTGGTACAACTGGAACCCCAAAG GGGGCTGTCTTGACCCATGCAAACTTCATTGCAAATGTTGCTGGGACCACTATGGATGAAAAATTTGGCCCTTCTGATGT ttaTATATCATATCTCCCTTTAGCACACATTTATGAGCGGACAAACCAAGTCATGATAGTACATTTTGGCATTGCAGTGGGATTCTACCAGGGG GATAATTTGAAACTAATGGATGATCTAGCTGCTCTCAGGCCTACTATCTTCTGCAGTGTCCCTCGGTTGTATAATAGAATATATGCTGG TATTCTTAATGCTGTTAAAACATCTGGTGTTCTGAGGGAGAGGCTATTTAATGCTGCATATAATGCTAAAAGGCAAGCATTATTGAATG GTAAGAACCCTTCTCCAATGTGGGACAGATTAGTTTTCAACAAGATAAAGGCAAAGCTTGGAGGACGAGTTCGCCTTATGGTATCGGGTGCCTCACCTTTATCACCTGATATCATGGAGTTTCTAAAGAT TTGCTTTGGTGGTCGGGTGACTGAAGGATATGGAATGACTGAGACTTCTTGTGTTATAAGCTGCATTGATGAAGGCGACAACCTTGGTGGTCATGTTGGATCTCCCAATCCAGCCTGTG AGGTAAAACTGGTGGATGTGCCAGAAATGAACTATACATCTGATGATCAGCCCTATCCGCGTGGTGAAATTTGTGTTAGGGGTCCAATTATTTTTCAAGGTTATTACAAAGATGAAGCTCAGAC GAGGGAAGTCATTGATGAAGAGGGGTGGCTCCATACTGGAGATATTGGGACATGGTTACCTGGAGGTCGTCTCAAAATTATTGATAG GAAGAAGAATATCTTTAAGTTGGCACAAGGCGAGTACATTGCACCAGAGAAGATTGAAAACGTATATGTCAAATGCAAGTTTGTTGCTCAGTGCTTTGTATATG GTGATAGCCTAAACTCTTCTTTGGTAGCTGTTGTCGCGGTGGATCCTGATGTATTGAAAGCATGGGCTGCTTCGGAAGGCATCACG TATAATGATATATCACAACTTTGTAATGATCCAAGAGCGAGGGCTGCTGTCTTGGCGGACATGGATGCTGTCGGACAAGAAGCTCAA CTTAGAGGTTTTGAATTTGTAAAAGCTGTGACTTTGGTGCCTGAACCATTCACAATGGAGAACGATCTGCTGACTCCTACATTCAAG ATTAAGAGACCTCAAGCGAAGGAGTACTTTGCAAAAGCAATATCTGATATGTACAGTGAGCTCTCCAAAACTGATCCTAATCAGAAGACATTGTGA
- the LOC130981698 gene encoding long chain acyl-CoA synthetase 6, peroxisomal isoform X1, which translates to MDSAPAQRRLKAIHGHLVSAADSPTAHLRQNPTAGEFFSEQGYSVVLPEKLRTGKWNVYRSSRSPLKLVSRFPDHPEIGTLHDNFVRSVDTFRDYKYLGTRNRVDGTVGEYKWMTFGEAGTARSAIGSGLIYYGIPKGACVGIYFINRPEWLIVDHACAAYSYISVPLYDTLGPDAVRYIVNHAAVQVIFCVSQTLNSLLSFLSEIPSVRLIVVVGGIDGHIPSLPSSTGVQVVTYSNLLNQGSSNLQPFSPPKPDDVATICYTSGTTGTPKGAVLTHANFIANVAGTTMDEKFGPSDVYISYLPLAHIYERTNQVMIVHFGIAVGFYQGDNLKLMDDLAALRPTIFCSVPRLYNRIYAGILNAVKTSGVLRERLFNAAYNAKRQALLNGKNPSPMWDRLVFNKIKAKLGGRVRLMVSGASPLSPDIMEFLKICFGGRVTEGYGMTETSCVISCIDEGDNLGGHVGSPNPACEVKLVDVPEMNYTSDDQPYPRGEICVRGPIIFQGYYKDEAQTREVIDEEGWLHTGDIGTWLPGGRLKIIDRKKNIFKLAQGEYIAPEKIENVYVKCKFVAQCFVYGDSLNSSLVAVVAVDPDVLKAWAASEGITYNDISQLCNDPRARAAVLADMDAVGQEAQLRGFEFVKAVTLVPEPFTMENDLLTPTFKIKRPQAKEYFAKAISDMYSELSKTDPNQKTL; encoded by the exons ATGGATTCAGCTCCTGCTCAACGTCGTCTCAAAGCCATCCACGGTCACCTAGTCTCCGCCGCGGATTCTCCCACCGCCCACCTCCGTCAGAACCCCACCGCCGGCGAGTTCTTCTCTG AACAGGGGTACAGTGTTGTATTACCAGAGAAATTGCGGACAGGAAAGTGGAATGTGTATAG ATCCTCACGTTCTCCTCTCAAGCTAGTGAGCAGATTCCCTGATCATCCTGAAATTGGTACACTGCATGATAATTTCGT GCGTTCAGTTGACACTTTTCGAGACTATAAGTATCTGGGAACCCGAAACCGTGTTGATGGAACAGTTGGGGA GTACAAGTGGATGACTTTTGGAGAAGCAGGTACTGCACGGTCAGCTATAGGCTCTGGTTTGATTTATTATGGAATTCCAAAG GGAGCTTGCGTTGGCATATACTTTATTAATAGACCGGAGTGGCTCATTGTTGACCATGCTTGCGCTGCATATTCATACATATCAGTGCCTTTATATGATACTCTTG GTCCTGATGCTGTCAGATATATTGTTAATCATGCTGCTGTGCAAGTaatattttgtgtgtctcaaaCATTAAATTCG TTGCTGAGCTTCTTGTCAGAGATTCCAAGTGTACGACTAATTGTGGTAG TTGGAGGCATCGATGGTCATATTCCATCACTTCCATCATCAACTGGAGTTCAGGTTGTAACATATTCAAATCTACTAAATCag GGAAGCAGTAATCTTCAGCCCTTTAGCCCACCAAAACCTGATGATGTTGCAACTATTTGCTATACAAGTGGTACAACTGGAACCCCAAAG GGGGCTGTCTTGACCCATGCAAACTTCATTGCAAATGTTGCTGGGACCACTATGGATGAAAAATTTGGCCCTTCTGATGT ttaTATATCATATCTCCCTTTAGCACACATTTATGAGCGGACAAACCAAGTCATGATAGTACATTTTGGCATTGCAGTGGGATTCTACCAGGGG GATAATTTGAAACTAATGGATGATCTAGCTGCTCTCAGGCCTACTATCTTCTGCAGTGTCCCTCGGTTGTATAATAGAATATATGCTGG TATTCTTAATGCTGTTAAAACATCTGGTGTTCTGAGGGAGAGGCTATTTAATGCTGCATATAATGCTAAAAGGCAAGCATTATTGAATG GTAAGAACCCTTCTCCAATGTGGGACAGATTAGTTTTCAACAAGATAAAGGCAAAGCTTGGAGGACGAGTTCGCCTTATGGTATCGGGTGCCTCACCTTTATCACCTGATATCATGGAGTTTCTAAAGAT TTGCTTTGGTGGTCGGGTGACTGAAGGATATGGAATGACTGAGACTTCTTGTGTTATAAGCTGCATTGATGAAGGCGACAACCTTGGTGGTCATGTTGGATCTCCCAATCCAGCCTGTG AGGTAAAACTGGTGGATGTGCCAGAAATGAACTATACATCTGATGATCAGCCCTATCCGCGTGGTGAAATTTGTGTTAGGGGTCCAATTATTTTTCAAGGTTATTACAAAGATGAAGCTCAGAC GAGGGAAGTCATTGATGAAGAGGGGTGGCTCCATACTGGAGATATTGGGACATGGTTACCTGGAGGTCGTCTCAAAATTATTGATAG GAAGAAGAATATCTTTAAGTTGGCACAAGGCGAGTACATTGCACCAGAGAAGATTGAAAACGTATATGTCAAATGCAAGTTTGTTGCTCAGTGCTTTGTATATG GTGATAGCCTAAACTCTTCTTTGGTAGCTGTTGTCGCGGTGGATCCTGATGTATTGAAAGCATGGGCTGCTTCGGAAGGCATCACG TATAATGATATATCACAACTTTGTAATGATCCAAGAGCGAGGGCTGCTGTCTTGGCGGACATGGATGCTGTCGGACAAGAAGCTCAA CTTAGAGGTTTTGAATTTGTAAAAGCTGTGACTTTGGTGCCTGAACCATTCACAATGGAGAACGATCTGCTGACTCCTACATTCAAG ATTAAGAGACCTCAAGCGAAGGAGTACTTTGCAAAAGCAATATCTGATATGTACAGTGAGCTCTCCAAAACTGATCCTAATCAGAAGACATTGTGA
- the LOC130980556 gene encoding uncharacterized mitochondrial protein AtMg00810-like produces MKQLHSIFSLKDLGEMSYFLGIEVVRDHDAEIHLSQTKYVTNLLHKVGMPNAKPMPTPMTSGLKLLAHGGEPFSKSALYRSLVGGLQYATITRPDIFYAVNKVSQLMHCPLETHWKAVKRILRYLAGTVHHGLRFQKSKDCRLYGFCDSDWGSDVDDRKSTSGFCVYLGPNLVSWSSQKQPVVFKSSTKAEYRSLAAGLTEII; encoded by the coding sequence ATGAAGCAATTACACTCTATCTTCTCTCTCAAAGACCTTGGTGAGATGAGCTATTTTTTGGGCATTGAAGTGGTGAGAGACCATGATGCTGAAATTCACCTTTCACAAACCAAATATGTCACAAACCTTCTCCACAAGGTTGGAATGCCCAATGCAAAACCGATGCCTACTCCCATGACCTCTGGTTTAAAACTCTTAGCCCATGGAGGGGAACCCTTCTCTAAGTCGGCTCTATATCGGTCTCTTGTTGGAGGGCTCCAATATGCTACAATCACACGTCCTGATATTTTCTACGCCGTCAACAAGGTCTCTCAATTGATGCATTGTCCTCTTGAAACCCATTGGAAGGCCGTAAAGCGAATTTTACGCTATCTTGCTGGGACAGTCCACCATGGTCTTCGCTTTCAAAAATCGAAAGATTGTAGGCTCTATGGTTTTTGTGACTCGGACTGGGGAAGTGATGTGGATGACAGAAAATCAACCAGTGGATTTTGTGTGTACTTAGGACCAAATCTTGTCTCTTGGTCCAGCCAAAAGCAACCAGTAGTTTTCAAGAGTTCAACGAAAGCAGAGTACCGAAGTCTTGCTGCAGGGCTCACAGAAATCATATAG